The proteins below are encoded in one region of Salvelinus namaycush isolate Seneca chromosome 32, SaNama_1.0, whole genome shotgun sequence:
- the LOC120027009 gene encoding tumor protein D52-like isoform X2 — translation MEEADQGAVRPDSIPEIGEDAVTSVTVSPSIPTLTEEEQEELREELLRVEDEILTLSQVLATKENQLADIKRKLGITPLNELKQNLSKSWQEVTTSTAYKKTSEGLSVAGQKATAAFNNMGSAISRKFEDVR, via the exons gtgctgTGAGACCAGACTCTATCCCAGAAATAGGGGAGGATGCAGTGACGTCAGTGACCGTGTCCCCTTCCATCCCCACCCTgacagaggaggagcaggaggagctaCGAGAGGAGCTGCTCAGG GTGGAGGATGAGATCTTGACTCTGTCTCAGGTGCTGGCAACTAAGGAGAACCAGTTGGCAGACATCAAGAGGAAGCTGGGCATCACTCCTCTCAACGAGCTCAAACAGAACCTCAGCAAGAGCTGGCAAGAGGTCACCACCTCTACAGC CTATAAGAAGACGTCAGAGGGCCTGTCTGTGGCCGGTCAGAAGGCCACAGCAGCCTTCAACAACATGGGCTCAGCTATCAGCAGGAAGTTTGAGGACGTCAGGTGA